In Sphaeramia orbicularis chromosome 12, fSphaOr1.1, whole genome shotgun sequence, the following proteins share a genomic window:
- the nrf1 gene encoding nuclear respiratory factor 1 isoform X2: MEEHTVHQTEHMTTIEANAVSQQVHVATFTETSMLSAEEDSTSSPDDDPYDDTDILNSAGTDEVTAHLAAAGPVGMAAAAAVATGKKRKRPHIFESNPSIRKRQQTRLLRKLRATLDEYTTRVGQQAIVLCISPSKPNPVFKVFGAAPLENVVRKYKSMMLEDLENALAEHAPAGGELASELPPLTIDGIPVSVDKMTQAQLRAFIPEMLKYSTGRGKPGWGKESCKPVWWPEDIPWANVRSDVRTEEQKQRVSWTQALRTIVKNCYKQHGREDLLYAFEDQQINQATTTQHHLTAAQSIAHLVPSQTVVQTINNPDGTVSLIQVGTGHTVATLADASELPGVTVTQVNYSTVTDGEVEQNWATLQGGEMTIQTTQASEATQAVASLAEAAVAASQEIQPGATVTMALNSEAAAHAVATLAEATLQGGGQIVLAETAAAVGALAGVQDATGLVQIPVSMYQTVVTSLAQGNRPVQVAMAPVATRIDNTVTLDGQAVEVVTLEQ; this comes from the exons ATGGAGGAGCACACCGTTCACCAGACAGAACACATGACCACAATCGAGGCCAACGCCGTGAGTCAACAG GTACATGTGGCCACCTTTACTGAAACATCCATGTTGAGCGCTGAGGAAGACTCCACATCCTCACCAGATGATGACCCTTATGACGACACAGACATCCTCAATTCGGCTGGGACTGATGAGGTCACTGCCCACCTGGCTGCCGCAG GGCCAGTTGGCATGGCAGCAGCCGCTGCTGTGGCAACTGGTAAGAAAAGAAAGAGACCTCACATCTTTGAATCCAATCCCTCCATCCGCAAGAGGCAACAGACCCGTCTACTAAG GAAACTACGTGCAACATTAGATGAATATACCACCAGAGTGGGGCAGCAGGCCATAGTGTTGTGTATCTCTCCATCTAAACCAAACCCTGTGTTTAAAGTATTTGGTGCTGCTCCTCTAGAGAATGTG GTGAGGAAATATAAGAGCATGATGTTGGAGGACCTGGAGAATGCACTGGCAGAACATGCTCCTGCTGGCGGAGAACTGGCCTCAGAGCTGCCCCCTCTCACCATCGATGGCATCCCTGTTTCTGTGGACAAGATGACACAG GCCCAGTTGCGAGCGTTTATCCCAGAGATGCTGAAGTACTCAACGGGTCGAGGGAAGCCTGGCTGGGGTAAGGAGAGCTGTAAGCCAGTGTGGTGGCCTGAGGACATCCCATGGGCCAACGTTCGCAGTGATGTTCGCACAGAGGAGCAAAAGCAAAGG GTGTCTTGGACGCAAGCACTTCGGACAATTGTCAAAAACTGCTACAAGCAGCATGGCCGAGAGGATTTGTTGTATGCTTTTGAAGACCAGCAAATAAACCAGGCAACCACCACCCAGCACCACCTAACTGCTGCACAGAGTATAGCTCATCTAGTGCCATCACAGACTGTAGTACAAACCATCAATAACCCAGACGGAACAGTCTCGCTTATACAG GTTGGCACAGGCCACACAGTTGCTACTCTGGCAGATGCGTCAGAGTTGCCTGGTGTGACAGTGACACAGGTCAACTACTCCACTGTAACTGATGGAGAG GTGGAGCAGAACTGGGCCACACTCCAAGGTGGAGAGATGACAATCCAAACCACCCAGGCGTCAGAAGCCACACAGGCAGTAGCATCACTGGCTGAAGCTGCTGTTGCAGCAAGTCAGGAGATTCAGCCTGGGGCCACCGTCACAATGGCACTCAACAG tgaGGCAGCAGCTCATGCTGTTGCAACGTTGGCAGAGGCCACTCTACAAGGTGGAGGGCAGATTGTCCTGGCAGAAACAGCAGCTGCTGTCGGGGCGTTGGCAGGGGTACAGGATGCCACAG GTTTGGTCCAGATCCCGGTCAGCATGTACCAGACTGTAGTGACCAGTCTCGCCCAGGGCAACCGACCCGTCCAGGTTGCCATGGCACCTGTTGCCACTCGCATAGACAACACCGTCACGCTGGATGGCCAGGCGGTTGAAGTTGTTACTCTGGAGCAGTGA
- the nrf1 gene encoding nuclear respiratory factor 1 isoform X3, with the protein MEEHTVHQTEHMTTIEANAVHVATFTETSMLSAEEDSTSSPDDDPYDDTDILNSAGTDEVTAHLAAAGPVGMAAAAAVATGKKRKRPHIFESNPSIRKRQQTRLLRKLRATLDEYTTRVGQQAIVLCISPSKPNPVFKVFGAAPLENVVRKYKSMMLEDLENALAEHAPAGGELASELPPLTIDGIPVSVDKMTQAQLRAFIPEMLKYSTGRGKPGWGKESCKPVWWPEDIPWANVRSDVRTEEQKQRVSWTQALRTIVKNCYKQHGREDLLYAFEDQQINQATTTQHHLTAAQSIAHLVPSQTVVQTINNPDGTVSLIQVGTGHTVATLADASELPGVTVTQVNYSTVTDGEVEQNWATLQGGEMTIQTTQASEATQAVASLAEAAVAASQEIQPGATVTMALNSEAAAHAVATLAEATLQGGGQIVLAETAAAVGALAGVQDATGLVQIPVSMYQTVVTSLAQGNRPVQVAMAPVATRIDNTVTLDGQAVEVVTLEQ; encoded by the exons ATGGAGGAGCACACCGTTCACCAGACAGAACACATGACCACAATCGAGGCCAACGCC GTACATGTGGCCACCTTTACTGAAACATCCATGTTGAGCGCTGAGGAAGACTCCACATCCTCACCAGATGATGACCCTTATGACGACACAGACATCCTCAATTCGGCTGGGACTGATGAGGTCACTGCCCACCTGGCTGCCGCAG GGCCAGTTGGCATGGCAGCAGCCGCTGCTGTGGCAACTGGTAAGAAAAGAAAGAGACCTCACATCTTTGAATCCAATCCCTCCATCCGCAAGAGGCAACAGACCCGTCTACTAAG GAAACTACGTGCAACATTAGATGAATATACCACCAGAGTGGGGCAGCAGGCCATAGTGTTGTGTATCTCTCCATCTAAACCAAACCCTGTGTTTAAAGTATTTGGTGCTGCTCCTCTAGAGAATGTG GTGAGGAAATATAAGAGCATGATGTTGGAGGACCTGGAGAATGCACTGGCAGAACATGCTCCTGCTGGCGGAGAACTGGCCTCAGAGCTGCCCCCTCTCACCATCGATGGCATCCCTGTTTCTGTGGACAAGATGACACAG GCCCAGTTGCGAGCGTTTATCCCAGAGATGCTGAAGTACTCAACGGGTCGAGGGAAGCCTGGCTGGGGTAAGGAGAGCTGTAAGCCAGTGTGGTGGCCTGAGGACATCCCATGGGCCAACGTTCGCAGTGATGTTCGCACAGAGGAGCAAAAGCAAAGG GTGTCTTGGACGCAAGCACTTCGGACAATTGTCAAAAACTGCTACAAGCAGCATGGCCGAGAGGATTTGTTGTATGCTTTTGAAGACCAGCAAATAAACCAGGCAACCACCACCCAGCACCACCTAACTGCTGCACAGAGTATAGCTCATCTAGTGCCATCACAGACTGTAGTACAAACCATCAATAACCCAGACGGAACAGTCTCGCTTATACAG GTTGGCACAGGCCACACAGTTGCTACTCTGGCAGATGCGTCAGAGTTGCCTGGTGTGACAGTGACACAGGTCAACTACTCCACTGTAACTGATGGAGAG GTGGAGCAGAACTGGGCCACACTCCAAGGTGGAGAGATGACAATCCAAACCACCCAGGCGTCAGAAGCCACACAGGCAGTAGCATCACTGGCTGAAGCTGCTGTTGCAGCAAGTCAGGAGATTCAGCCTGGGGCCACCGTCACAATGGCACTCAACAG tgaGGCAGCAGCTCATGCTGTTGCAACGTTGGCAGAGGCCACTCTACAAGGTGGAGGGCAGATTGTCCTGGCAGAAACAGCAGCTGCTGTCGGGGCGTTGGCAGGGGTACAGGATGCCACAG GTTTGGTCCAGATCCCGGTCAGCATGTACCAGACTGTAGTGACCAGTCTCGCCCAGGGCAACCGACCCGTCCAGGTTGCCATGGCACCTGTTGCCACTCGCATAGACAACACCGTCACGCTGGATGGCCAGGCGGTTGAAGTTGTTACTCTGGAGCAGTGA
- the nrf1 gene encoding nuclear respiratory factor 1 isoform X1, which yields MEEHTVHQTEHMTTIEANAVSQQVQQVHVATFTETSMLSAEEDSTSSPDDDPYDDTDILNSAGTDEVTAHLAAAGPVGMAAAAAVATGKKRKRPHIFESNPSIRKRQQTRLLRKLRATLDEYTTRVGQQAIVLCISPSKPNPVFKVFGAAPLENVVRKYKSMMLEDLENALAEHAPAGGELASELPPLTIDGIPVSVDKMTQAQLRAFIPEMLKYSTGRGKPGWGKESCKPVWWPEDIPWANVRSDVRTEEQKQRVSWTQALRTIVKNCYKQHGREDLLYAFEDQQINQATTTQHHLTAAQSIAHLVPSQTVVQTINNPDGTVSLIQVGTGHTVATLADASELPGVTVTQVNYSTVTDGEVEQNWATLQGGEMTIQTTQASEATQAVASLAEAAVAASQEIQPGATVTMALNSEAAAHAVATLAEATLQGGGQIVLAETAAAVGALAGVQDATGLVQIPVSMYQTVVTSLAQGNRPVQVAMAPVATRIDNTVTLDGQAVEVVTLEQ from the exons ATGGAGGAGCACACCGTTCACCAGACAGAACACATGACCACAATCGAGGCCAACGCCGTGAGTCAACAGGTCCAGCAG GTACATGTGGCCACCTTTACTGAAACATCCATGTTGAGCGCTGAGGAAGACTCCACATCCTCACCAGATGATGACCCTTATGACGACACAGACATCCTCAATTCGGCTGGGACTGATGAGGTCACTGCCCACCTGGCTGCCGCAG GGCCAGTTGGCATGGCAGCAGCCGCTGCTGTGGCAACTGGTAAGAAAAGAAAGAGACCTCACATCTTTGAATCCAATCCCTCCATCCGCAAGAGGCAACAGACCCGTCTACTAAG GAAACTACGTGCAACATTAGATGAATATACCACCAGAGTGGGGCAGCAGGCCATAGTGTTGTGTATCTCTCCATCTAAACCAAACCCTGTGTTTAAAGTATTTGGTGCTGCTCCTCTAGAGAATGTG GTGAGGAAATATAAGAGCATGATGTTGGAGGACCTGGAGAATGCACTGGCAGAACATGCTCCTGCTGGCGGAGAACTGGCCTCAGAGCTGCCCCCTCTCACCATCGATGGCATCCCTGTTTCTGTGGACAAGATGACACAG GCCCAGTTGCGAGCGTTTATCCCAGAGATGCTGAAGTACTCAACGGGTCGAGGGAAGCCTGGCTGGGGTAAGGAGAGCTGTAAGCCAGTGTGGTGGCCTGAGGACATCCCATGGGCCAACGTTCGCAGTGATGTTCGCACAGAGGAGCAAAAGCAAAGG GTGTCTTGGACGCAAGCACTTCGGACAATTGTCAAAAACTGCTACAAGCAGCATGGCCGAGAGGATTTGTTGTATGCTTTTGAAGACCAGCAAATAAACCAGGCAACCACCACCCAGCACCACCTAACTGCTGCACAGAGTATAGCTCATCTAGTGCCATCACAGACTGTAGTACAAACCATCAATAACCCAGACGGAACAGTCTCGCTTATACAG GTTGGCACAGGCCACACAGTTGCTACTCTGGCAGATGCGTCAGAGTTGCCTGGTGTGACAGTGACACAGGTCAACTACTCCACTGTAACTGATGGAGAG GTGGAGCAGAACTGGGCCACACTCCAAGGTGGAGAGATGACAATCCAAACCACCCAGGCGTCAGAAGCCACACAGGCAGTAGCATCACTGGCTGAAGCTGCTGTTGCAGCAAGTCAGGAGATTCAGCCTGGGGCCACCGTCACAATGGCACTCAACAG tgaGGCAGCAGCTCATGCTGTTGCAACGTTGGCAGAGGCCACTCTACAAGGTGGAGGGCAGATTGTCCTGGCAGAAACAGCAGCTGCTGTCGGGGCGTTGGCAGGGGTACAGGATGCCACAG GTTTGGTCCAGATCCCGGTCAGCATGTACCAGACTGTAGTGACCAGTCTCGCCCAGGGCAACCGACCCGTCCAGGTTGCCATGGCACCTGTTGCCACTCGCATAGACAACACCGTCACGCTGGATGGCCAGGCGGTTGAAGTTGTTACTCTGGAGCAGTGA